From Pedobacter indicus, a single genomic window includes:
- a CDS encoding polysaccharide biosynthesis/export family protein gives MNKFTLGMLILVLLFTSSCITSQKVVYVEDMKSDTLYRVANLPPLRIQKNDRIKIEISAKNPELAIPFNAGVGSYSMNEAGHISSTSQTAMDGYLVDEYGNISFPILGTLHVENKTVEELKQMLQKRLKDERYIDEPIVKAELINLKIVMMGEVGSVGVLTVPDSRITLLEALARSGGLTNNATADRVAVIREENGERIKIYTDIQSNDLFDSPAFYLKQNDIVYVEPKAAERSIREERTWRYFTTVLGSVTLIFSVINLFK, from the coding sequence ATGAATAAATTTACCTTGGGGATGCTCATTTTGGTATTGCTTTTTACGAGCTCATGCATCACTTCACAAAAAGTAGTCTACGTAGAAGACATGAAGTCGGATACGTTATACCGCGTGGCTAATTTACCGCCATTGCGAATTCAAAAGAATGATCGGATTAAAATTGAGATCAGCGCCAAGAACCCGGAGCTGGCGATTCCGTTTAATGCGGGCGTAGGCTCGTACTCTATGAACGAAGCGGGCCATATCAGTTCGACAAGCCAAACGGCCATGGATGGCTATTTGGTAGATGAATATGGTAATATCTCTTTTCCGATTTTGGGAACGCTTCACGTAGAAAACAAGACCGTAGAGGAATTGAAACAAATGTTGCAAAAGAGGTTAAAGGATGAGCGCTATATCGATGAACCGATTGTAAAGGCGGAACTCATCAATCTGAAGATTGTGATGATGGGAGAGGTGGGAAGTGTGGGGGTTCTAACGGTTCCTGATTCACGGATTACGTTGCTAGAGGCACTAGCTCGGTCAGGTGGTTTAACGAATAATGCGACTGCGGATCGTGTAGCGGTGATTCGTGAGGAAAACGGCGAGCGAATTAAGATCTATACCGATATCCAGTCTAACGATCTTTTTGATTCACCTGCATTTTATCTAAAGCAGAATGATATTGTCTATGTAGAGCCAAAAGCAGCGGAACGCAGTATACGTGAAGAAAGAACATGGCGCTATTTTACGACAGTTCTTGGTTCAGTTACACTTATTTTTTCAGTTATAAATTTATTTAAATAG